The following is a genomic window from Acidobacteriota bacterium.
GGTGGCAATCATGGGGATTTGTGCCGATTTCACGCGCGCGAGAATGTCCTGAAACAGATCGAGCGTGTTGCGATAGGTTCGCTTGTGGACGACGGTAGAAGGCCACAGCCGCGAGCAAACTTCCATGGCAGCAAACACCCAAACCTGCGCGGCTTTCCCGCCCCCACCCAATGCACGAATCTCGTCGGCCTGCAATTCAACAACCGTTATCTTTCGAATATTCAGATGATTGAATCGACGACACCACCCGCCAGCCTTCTCCAACCAACGATCCACAGTATTCCAACCAATACGCTGCAAACGAGCAATCGAGGACTTGCTCACACCCTCAACACTCATCACAGCAACCGAATCGAACGTCGAGCGCCGATGCTGCAGACGATAATAAACAGTCCCGAGAGTCGAGCAAAAAGTATGGCGGCAACGTGTGCAAAGAAACCGTCGACGCCGTCCCCAATGGGTCTGGTAAAAACCGTAACGAATCACGGTCTTCAGATTAGGCTTCGAGCTGGACTGGCAAGGCCGGTCGGGACATCGCAGTGGCATCATAGGTTCAAGAGGAATTCGGCAGATCTGCAAACACCGAAATTATCCCTTAACCCAAGCCCTCTGAATACGATAGAATCGCTCCACCAACAGTTGTTGGCGGAAGCACCGCAGAAAGGGCCGCGTGTGCTGCAAAGAACGACTCGGCGGCCTCCTTAAATATTATCACCGAGAGGCCGCTTGAGTTTTTTGACCATACGAGCTGGCGTTGGGACAACGGAGAAGGTTCATGGAGCGGGGACTCGCCGAACAGAAGACCTGCTGATCTCAAAAATAGGCCCATAACACATGAACACGTTACAAGAAACCCAACAACAGTCAATTGCGAAAGCACCAAAATTGTCAGAAAACCGGGGCTTGTCCTTCGACAACTACTTCAGTGGGTAAAAAAGAAGCAACCGACTAGCGGCTCATCATCCGATGAAACAATTACCTTGCCAGCCTCAGCCAGGACTTTTACCGGCTTTCCCGTCAAACCAATAGCTTCAACATTGTACGGTTGCAAGTTCACTGCGAAAGACTTAGCTTCTGGTATTAAGCGGAAATTCAGAAATACCCAGAGGCCATCGGGGAGCGGCTTGGAGTCACCTCCTGAGACCGAGACGTTGATTTTTAGGATGGTTTGCGGCAATCCGTTAGCTTCTGGGGGCAGATCCTCTGGCTGAATGTCTACAGTCAGGTCCTGGCTCGGCATTATTCCGCTGGCCTCGACTTTGTCGAACTTGACACTATTGCTGATGAATTTGACGGCGAGGGATAGCTTGCTTACCGTCCCCCCCCCTCTTTAAAATAGACTGGAAGGCTGACGTTCGTACCACGGTCTCCAGCCACTGTACCCAAGATAATGGTTGGAGAATCCAACTCTCCTGAATTCTGTGAATGGGACGCCGAAGGATTCCAACTGAGTGCGATCAACACGAGCGAAAAGATAGTAATTCTGGTTTTCCGCATTCGTGCCTATCCCCCGCCCGCGTGCAGTGGGCGCTAGCCCTATTTTGATGGAATCACCGGAACAGTCAATACGGATGGCCGCTGCGGATCATGGTAAACAGTATTAAGGGCTTCATTCCAAGGAGCGTCTTCGTTGTTTTGCATGAACTGATTGTGGCTAGGCATATATTTCGGAAAACTGCTACTGGCAACCGTAAGTCGCAGTCGATGGCCCTTGAGAAACGAATTGCTGATGGGATGGATGGCAACGGTAAGCTTGTAAACCCGTTTCGGAACGATCGGCGTAGGGATATCTAGCGACTCACGCCGGCTGGCACGCTGGATGCTCTCGCGCAATATCTGCGCATAGCCATTCGGATGGACGTCAATAAGAGTCACCACAAAGTCGGTATCGTCGGCAGTTGACGAAATGAAAAGGTCCGCCGAACTCGGTCCGGAAATCTCCGTATCTTCCGTAAAAATCTGAGTTGTAAACGTCAGGCTGAGCGCATCCGATGGCCGGTGATCTCGCGCACCCATTGGCTCGACGAACAGATCTCCCCCAATAGTCGGTGTGGGATTCTTCGGATCGTAGCGATAGGTGTCTGCCTTCTCCGCAGTCGTGGGAGCCTGTTTAGAAAGTGAGCCGTCATTGACCGATTCTATCGACCCGCTCCGCTCCGCTCTTAAATAAAACTTCGTCTGTACTGCGCGTTTGATGGGCCATTCATTCTCGCCGCGCCACTTATTCGCGCCCATCACAAATATCTTCACGGGAGGATCCTTCATGATCCCGTTGTCGATGCCGCGTAGTTGATAATCAAACCAGCGGAGACGCAATGCCGCATAGCCCATCTCGGCTTCCGGCCCAAAATCCAGGTCGCCGATCTTGCGATCCATCACCAGCCCACCGCCATGCAGCCATGGACCGATCACCAGCCTGACGGAATCTCTAGCGAGTTGCGACCCGCCCTTCTGCTTGATCAGGTTGTACATCTTGGTTACCGAATGCGGGTAGCGATCATACCAGCCGCTCATATAGTAGGCCGGCACGAGAAATTTATCGACGTGCTCGTCCGGCGCGAACTGCTTCCAGTAGGCGTTGTAGGTGGTCTGCGAGAAGTGATCCGCCATGTTGTCTGACTGCCAGCTCTCCCAGAAACCCTGGCTGCGTTCAATGCGCCGGCGATGCCAGTTCATCCAGGAATCCCCGTTGCCCTTATAGCCGCCCTGGTCCGGCATATTTTCTTGAATGGGTTTGGCTGCTTCGCCTTGCGTGAAAAACCAATCCATCCCCGCCATGTGCAAGGCTCCACCTGGATATCGATGATCGACAAACCAATTGGAAGCGGAGTCGGCGCAAAACATTGCCTTTAGATGGGGCGGTTGTGTAACCGCCGTCATATTTTGGTTGAAGCAGGTGTAGGAAAGCCCCATCGTGCCGACCTTGCCAGTCGACCACGGCTGCGTGCCCGCCCACTCGATGGTGTCGTAACCATCCTGTCGCCGTCCCCAACCCTCGTCGCGGTACTGGTAGAAATCGCCCGGCGAGCGGAAGCGTCCGCGCACATCCTGGATCAGCACAGCATAACCGCGCTCTGCAAAATACAAGGCCTGAAGAAACTTGCAGTTGTTCTTGTTGTAAGGAGTGCGCTCGATGATTACCGGAAAGGGCCCCGCGCCTTCCGGCAAGTATAAATCCGCGGCGAGCTTCAACCCGTCGCGCATGGGCACCTGCACTTCCTTGCAGGTGTACTTGTTCCG
Proteins encoded in this region:
- a CDS encoding CocE/NonD family hydrolase; its protein translation is MRLGMKLFYWLRFMVILVCATAAVSLRSPAQQSWPEEFPVRNKYTCKEVQVPMRDGLKLAADLYLPEGAGPFPVIIERTPYNKNNCKFLQALYFAERGYAVLIQDVRGRFRSPGDFYQYRDEGWGRRQDGYDTIEWAGTQPWSTGKVGTMGLSYTCFNQNMTAVTQPPHLKAMFCADSASNWFVDHRYPGGALHMAGMDWFFTQGEAAKPIQENMPDQGGYKGNGDSWMNWHRRRIERSQGFWESWQSDNMADHFSQTTYNAYWKQFAPDEHVDKFLVPAYYMSGWYDRYPHSVTKMYNLIKQKGGSQLARDSVRLVIGPWLHGGGLVMDRKIGDLDFGPEAEMGYAALRLRWFDYQLRGIDNGIMKDPPVKIFVMGANKWRGENEWPIKRAVQTKFYLRAERSGSIESVNDGSLSKQAPTTAEKADTYRYDPKNPTPTIGGDLFVEPMGARDHRPSDALSLTFTTQIFTEDTEISGPSSADLFISSTADDTDFVVTLIDVHPNGYAQILRESIQRASRRESLDIPTPIVPKRVYKLTVAIHPISNSFLKGHRLRLTVASSSFPKYMPSHNQFMQNNEDAPWNEALNTVYHDPQRPSVLTVPVIPSK